The following coding sequences are from one Equus przewalskii isolate Varuska chromosome 23, EquPr2, whole genome shotgun sequence window:
- the ZBTB37 gene encoding zinc finger and BTB domain-containing protein 37 isoform X2, with protein MEKGGNIQLEIPDFSNSVLSHLNQLRMQGRLCDIVVNVQGQAFRAHKVVLAASSPYFRDHMSLNEMSTVSISVIKNPTVFEQLLSFCYTGRICLQLADIISYLTAASFLQMQHIIDKCTQILEGIHFKINVGEVEAELSQTRTKHPERPPESHRVTPNLNRSLSPRHNAPKGNWRGQVSAVLDIRELSPPEESTSPQVIEQSSDVESREPILRINRAGQWYVETGVADRGARSDDEVRVLGAVHIKTESFEEWLGPENQPSGEDGSSAEEVTAMVIDTTGHGSVGQENYTLGSSGAKVARPTSSEIDRFSPSGSVVPLTERHRARSESPGRMDEPKLPSSQVSIIED; from the exons atggagaaaggagggaaCATACAACTGGAGATCCCTGACTTCAGCAACTCCGTCCTGAGCCATCTAAACCAGCTGCGCATGCAGGGCCGTCTCTGTGATATCGTGGTCAATGTGCAAGGACAAGCTTTTCGGGCTCACAAAGTGGTACTAGCTGCCAGCTCCCCCTATTTCCGAGATCACATGTCCTTGAATGAGATGAGTACTGTCTCCATTTCAGTCATCAAAAACCCTACTGTTTTTGAAcagctcctttctttctgttataCAGGGCGGATATGCCTACAACTGGCAGATATTATCAGCTACTTGACAGCTGCCAGTTTTCTGCAGATGCAGCATATTATAGACAAATGTACACAGATCCTGGAGGgcattcatttcaaaattaacGTGGGTGAGGTTGAAGCAGAATTAAGTCAAACGAGGACAAAGCATCCAGAGAGACCTCCAGAGTCTCACAGGGTCACCCCAAATCTAAACCGCTCCCTCAGCCCACGACATAATGCCCCAAAGGGAAACTGGCGAGGTCAGGTTAGTGCTGTGCTGGATATCAGGGAGCTCAGTCCTCCTGAGGAGTCCACCAGCCCACAGGTAATTGAACAGAGTTCTGATGTAGAGAGCCGGGAGCCCATTCTTCGGATCAACAGAGCAGGACAGTGGTACGTGGAGACAGGAGTAGCAGACCGAGGGGCCCGGAGTGATGATGAAGTGAGGGTTCTTGGAGCAGTACACATCAAAACTGAAAGTTTCGAGGAGTGGCTTGGGCCTGAGAATCAGCCTTCTGGAGAAGATGGGAGTAGTGCAGAGGAAGTCACAGCCATGGTGATTGACACCACCGGCCATGGTTCTGTAGGACAGGAAAATTACACTTTAGGATCTTCGGGAGCCAAAGTGGCTCGGCCAACGAGCAGTGAAATTGACag ATTTAGCCCCTCCGGCAGTGTTGTTCCCTTGACTGAGAGACACAGAGCCAGAAGTGAGTCTCCTGGGAGAATGGATGAGCCTAAGCTGCCCAGCTCCCAG GTCTCTATCATTgaagattga
- the ZBTB37 gene encoding zinc finger and BTB domain-containing protein 37 isoform X1 has translation MEKGGNIQLEIPDFSNSVLSHLNQLRMQGRLCDIVVNVQGQAFRAHKVVLAASSPYFRDHMSLNEMSTVSISVIKNPTVFEQLLSFCYTGRICLQLADIISYLTAASFLQMQHIIDKCTQILEGIHFKINVGEVEAELSQTRTKHPERPPESHRVTPNLNRSLSPRHNAPKGNWRGQVSAVLDIRELSPPEESTSPQVIEQSSDVESREPILRINRAGQWYVETGVADRGARSDDEVRVLGAVHIKTESFEEWLGPENQPSGEDGSSAEEVTAMVIDTTGHGSVGQENYTLGSSGAKVARPTSSEIDRFSPSGSVVPLTERHRARSESPGRMDEPKLPSSQVEESAMMGVSGYVEYLREQEVSERWFRYNPRLTCIYCAKSFNQKGSLDRHMRLHMGITPFVCRMCGKKYTRKDQLEYHIRKHTGNKPFHCHVCGKSFPFQAILNQHFRKNHPGCIPLEGPHSISPETTVTSRGQAEEESPSQEETVAPGETAQGSVSTTGPD, from the exons atggagaaaggagggaaCATACAACTGGAGATCCCTGACTTCAGCAACTCCGTCCTGAGCCATCTAAACCAGCTGCGCATGCAGGGCCGTCTCTGTGATATCGTGGTCAATGTGCAAGGACAAGCTTTTCGGGCTCACAAAGTGGTACTAGCTGCCAGCTCCCCCTATTTCCGAGATCACATGTCCTTGAATGAGATGAGTACTGTCTCCATTTCAGTCATCAAAAACCCTACTGTTTTTGAAcagctcctttctttctgttataCAGGGCGGATATGCCTACAACTGGCAGATATTATCAGCTACTTGACAGCTGCCAGTTTTCTGCAGATGCAGCATATTATAGACAAATGTACACAGATCCTGGAGGgcattcatttcaaaattaacGTGGGTGAGGTTGAAGCAGAATTAAGTCAAACGAGGACAAAGCATCCAGAGAGACCTCCAGAGTCTCACAGGGTCACCCCAAATCTAAACCGCTCCCTCAGCCCACGACATAATGCCCCAAAGGGAAACTGGCGAGGTCAGGTTAGTGCTGTGCTGGATATCAGGGAGCTCAGTCCTCCTGAGGAGTCCACCAGCCCACAGGTAATTGAACAGAGTTCTGATGTAGAGAGCCGGGAGCCCATTCTTCGGATCAACAGAGCAGGACAGTGGTACGTGGAGACAGGAGTAGCAGACCGAGGGGCCCGGAGTGATGATGAAGTGAGGGTTCTTGGAGCAGTACACATCAAAACTGAAAGTTTCGAGGAGTGGCTTGGGCCTGAGAATCAGCCTTCTGGAGAAGATGGGAGTAGTGCAGAGGAAGTCACAGCCATGGTGATTGACACCACCGGCCATGGTTCTGTAGGACAGGAAAATTACACTTTAGGATCTTCGGGAGCCAAAGTGGCTCGGCCAACGAGCAGTGAAATTGACag ATTTAGCCCCTCCGGCAGTGTTGTTCCCTTGACTGAGAGACACAGAGCCAGAAGTGAGTCTCCTGGGAGAATGGATGAGCCTAAGCTGCCCAGCTCCCAG GTAGAAGAGTCAGCAATGATGGGAGTAAGTGGCTATGTGGAGTATCTCCGAGAGCAGGAAgtatctgagcggtggttccggtaCAACCCCCGTCTCACCTGCATCTACTGCGCCAAATCTTTCAACCAGAAGGGGAGCCTGGACCGCCACATGCGCCTACACATGGGGATCACACCATTCGTCTGCCGCATGTGTGGCAAGAAATATACCCGGAAAGACCAGCTGGAGTATCATATCCGCAAGCACACAGGCAACAAGCCCTTTCACTGTCATGTTTGTGGCAAAAGTTTCCCCTTCCAGGCCATCTTGAATCAGCACTTTCGCAAAAATCACCCTGGCTGTATACCCCTGGAGGGGCCTCATAGCATCTCTCCTGAAACAACTGTCACATCTCGAGGAcaggctgaggaagagtcaccttCACAAGAAGAGACAGTTGCTCCTGGGGAAACAGCCCAGGGCTCTGTGTCCACCACTGGGCCAGATTGA